The following are encoded in a window of Amphibacillus xylanus NBRC 15112 genomic DNA:
- the hemW gene encoding radical SAM family heme chaperone HemW, which produces MITSAYIHIPFCEKICHYCDFTKFFYQEKMADEYLAALANEINFYLSDKKHTMRTIFVGGGTPTALNLAQLEYLLQTIDKHMDVPNVEEYTFEANPGDLNEDKIKLLRMYGVNRISMGVQSFDNQLLEDLGRLHRVKDVEENINHLIKHGLTNISIDLMYGLPNQTIEIFNDSIEKALSFDLPHYSTYSLQIEPKTVFYQRHQKGKLHKPPEEVEASMFELLIEKMKQHGKFQYEVSNFAEPGYESKHNLTYWDNNYYYGFGAGASGYLPGKRHINLRPFPAYVKEANASGQPILHIDEVGKKEQIEEEMFLGLRKRTGVNKNAFKQKYNVTIDQIYQEQIHDLIARNWLEETSDYVRMTEKGQLFGNEVFQRFLLDDQEFNDLFK; this is translated from the coding sequence ATGATCACATCTGCATATATACACATTCCATTTTGTGAAAAGATCTGTCATTACTGTGATTTCACAAAGTTTTTCTATCAAGAAAAAATGGCTGATGAGTATTTGGCAGCACTCGCTAATGAAATTAATTTTTATTTAAGTGATAAAAAACATACTATGAGAACAATTTTTGTTGGTGGTGGTACACCTACTGCTTTAAATTTAGCTCAATTAGAGTACTTACTCCAAACCATTGATAAACACATGGATGTTCCGAATGTAGAAGAGTATACGTTTGAGGCCAATCCTGGTGATTTAAATGAGGATAAAATCAAATTGTTACGCATGTATGGTGTCAATCGGATATCGATGGGTGTACAATCTTTTGATAATCAATTACTTGAAGACTTAGGTCGTTTACATCGAGTAAAAGATGTTGAAGAAAATATTAATCATTTAATTAAACATGGTTTAACTAACATCAGTATCGACTTAATGTATGGATTGCCGAATCAGACGATAGAAATATTCAATGATTCAATTGAAAAAGCTCTGTCTTTTGATTTACCCCATTACTCAACATACTCACTGCAGATTGAACCTAAAACTGTTTTTTATCAACGACATCAGAAAGGTAAGCTTCATAAACCACCTGAAGAAGTTGAAGCAAGTATGTTTGAATTATTAATTGAGAAAATGAAACAGCATGGAAAGTTTCAATATGAAGTGAGCAATTTCGCTGAACCAGGTTATGAAAGTAAGCATAATTTAACATATTGGGACAATAACTACTATTATGGATTCGGTGCAGGAGCTAGTGGTTATTTACCAGGCAAACGACATATAAATCTCCGTCCATTTCCTGCATATGTTAAAGAAGCGAATGCATCTGGACAACCGATTTTGCATATCGATGAAGTCGGAAAGAAAGAACAAATCGAGGAAGAAATGTTTTTAGGCCTGCGCAAACGCACAGGAGTAAATAAGAACGCATTTAAACAAAAATATAATGTAACTATTGATCAAATTTATCAAGAGCAGATACATGACTTAATTGCACGTAATTGGCTAGAAGAAACTAGCGACTATGTTCGTATGACAGAAAAAGGGCAGTTATTTGGTAATGAAGTATTTCAACGTTTTTTACTTGATGATCAAGAATTTAATGATTTATTTAAATAA
- the hrcA gene encoding heat-inducible transcriptional repressor HrcA, with product MVLSGRQLLILQVIIDEFIQTAQPIGSRAISKKPGISYSPATIRNEMADLEEMGYLEKTHSSSGRIPSEKGYRFYVDHMLSPFHMSKEEHALISTVFDQEYVDFEQVVQKSGEVLSDLTNYTSIILGPEVFEAKLKQLQIIQLTKTSAVAILVTNKGHVEHRSFTIPAEIKASDLEKLVNILNEKFYNVPIIELHNKIEAELSSILNSYIDNVSLALKYLRGALFSQQPDNYYMSGMANMLLQPEFNDLEKIHSIYSIIEREDLMIKLLRAKEQGIKISIGQENKIDEMQDLSLIKATYSLSGEQLGTIALLGPKRMDYSRVVSLISLLSQHMSKTFTDW from the coding sequence ATGGTATTATCTGGTAGACAACTTTTGATATTACAGGTGATTATTGATGAGTTTATTCAAACAGCTCAACCAATAGGTTCACGAGCAATATCAAAAAAACCTGGCATTTCATATAGTCCTGCGACAATACGAAATGAAATGGCAGATTTAGAAGAAATGGGCTATCTTGAGAAGACACATTCTTCATCAGGACGCATTCCTTCTGAAAAAGGCTATCGATTTTATGTCGATCATATGCTATCTCCATTTCATATGTCAAAAGAAGAGCATGCACTTATTTCGACTGTTTTTGACCAAGAGTATGTTGATTTTGAACAGGTTGTCCAAAAATCCGGAGAAGTATTGTCTGACTTAACAAACTATACGTCAATTATTTTAGGACCTGAAGTTTTTGAAGCGAAGCTTAAGCAACTTCAAATCATTCAACTAACGAAGACATCAGCTGTAGCCATTTTAGTTACGAATAAAGGTCATGTTGAACATCGATCTTTTACAATTCCAGCAGAAATTAAAGCTTCAGACTTAGAGAAATTAGTTAATATCTTGAATGAGAAATTTTATAATGTGCCTATAATCGAGCTTCATAATAAAATTGAAGCAGAATTGAGTAGCATTTTAAATAGCTATATTGATAATGTGAGCCTTGCACTCAAATATTTACGCGGAGCACTATTTAGTCAACAACCAGATAACTATTATATGAGTGGTATGGCAAATATGCTGTTACAACCAGAATTTAATGATCTCGAAAAAATTCATTCAATTTACTCGATTATTGAGAGAGAAGATTTAATGATTAAATTACTTCGGGCTAAAGAACAAGGAATTAAAATTTCAATTGGTCAGGAAAATAAAATTGACGAAATGCAAGATTTAAGTTTGATTAAAGCGACATACTCATTATCCGGAGAACAATTAGGCACGATAGCACTATTGGGACCTAAGCGAATGGATTATTCACGAGTTGTATCATTAATTAGTCTGTTATCTCAACATATGTCAAAAACATTTACTGACTGGTAA
- the grpE gene encoding nucleotide exchange factor GrpE yields the protein MAELNKEENVAQEDQLEETLENQESAEVEEELVDDQPEEDKDESLEAKYQQLEAEKTELFEKYLRLQAEYDNYRKRTQREKAADLTYKSQKLATELLPVIDNFERALQTSSDDEAVKSFFEGMEMIYRNLLTVLEAEGIEVIPAVGEAFDPTMHQAVMQVQDDQYDSNIVVEELQKGYRLKDRVLRPAMVKVNQ from the coding sequence ATGGCAGAACTAAATAAAGAAGAAAATGTAGCTCAAGAAGATCAACTCGAAGAGACTTTGGAAAATCAAGAGTCTGCAGAAGTTGAGGAAGAACTAGTTGATGATCAACCTGAAGAAGATAAAGATGAATCTTTAGAAGCGAAATATCAACAACTTGAAGCTGAAAAAACTGAGCTATTTGAAAAATATTTACGATTACAAGCAGAATACGATAACTACCGAAAACGTACACAAAGAGAAAAAGCTGCTGACTTAACATATAAATCTCAGAAATTAGCCACTGAGTTGTTACCAGTAATTGATAACTTTGAGCGTGCGCTGCAAACGTCATCTGACGATGAGGCAGTTAAGAGCTTTTTTGAAGGTATGGAAATGATCTATCGAAACCTACTAACAGTTTTAGAGGCAGAGGGAATTGAAGTTATTCCGGCAGTAGGTGAAGCATTCGATCCAACAATGCATCAAGCTGTTATGCAAGTTCAAGATGATCAATACGATTCGAACATCGTAGTTGAAGAATTACAAAAAGGCTATCGCTTAAAAGACCGTGTCTTACGTCCAGCAATGGTAAAGGTTAATCAATAG
- the dnaK gene encoding molecular chaperone DnaK, which yields MGKMIGIDLGTTNSCVAVMEGGEPIIIPNPEGNRTTASVVSFKNGERQVGEVAKRQAITNPNTIQSIKRHMGTDYKVEIEGKEYTPQEISAILLQYIKSYAEDYLGEKVDKAVVTVPAYFNDSQRQATKDAGRIAGLEVERIINEPTAAALAYGIDKADQDQTVLVYDLGGGTFDVSILDIGDGTFEVVATAGDNSLGGDDFDQVIIDYMVAEFRKENGIDLSQDNMALQRLKDAAEKAKKDLSGIGQTQISLPFITAGEAGPLHLEMTLTRAKFEELSAELVERTMGPTRQALSDAGLSASEIDKVILVGGSTRIPAVQEALRKETGQEPSRGVNPDEVVALGAAIQGGVLQGDVKDVLLLDVTPLSLGIETMGGVTTKLIERNTTIPTSHSQVFSTAADNQTAVDIHVLQGEREMAADNKTLGRFQLTDIPPAPRGIPQIEVTFDIDANGIVNVRAKDLGTNKEQSITIKSSSGLSDEEVEQMIKDAEENAEADKKRREEIDLRNEADQLVFQTDKLLKDLKDQVSEDEKKKAEAAKDELKKALEDGEIDAIKAKKEALEQEVQALSVKLYEQAQQAQQAQQAAGNNAADDVVDAEYEEVDDENDK from the coding sequence ATGGGTAAAATGATTGGAATTGACTTAGGAACAACAAACTCATGTGTTGCAGTAATGGAAGGTGGGGAACCGATTATTATCCCTAACCCAGAAGGAAATCGAACAACAGCATCAGTTGTTTCATTTAAAAATGGTGAAAGACAAGTTGGTGAAGTAGCCAAGCGTCAGGCAATAACGAACCCAAATACGATTCAATCTATTAAACGTCATATGGGGACTGATTATAAAGTAGAAATCGAAGGTAAAGAGTATACGCCACAAGAAATTTCTGCGATTCTACTACAATACATTAAGAGCTATGCGGAAGATTACTTAGGTGAAAAAGTTGATAAAGCAGTTGTAACTGTACCAGCATATTTCAATGATTCACAACGTCAAGCTACGAAAGACGCTGGAAGAATTGCTGGACTTGAAGTTGAACGTATCATTAACGAGCCAACTGCAGCTGCATTAGCATATGGTATTGATAAGGCTGACCAAGATCAAACTGTATTAGTGTATGACCTTGGTGGTGGAACGTTTGACGTTTCAATTCTAGATATTGGCGATGGTACTTTTGAAGTTGTCGCAACTGCTGGAGATAATAGTCTTGGTGGAGATGACTTTGACCAAGTCATTATCGATTATATGGTTGCTGAATTCCGTAAAGAAAATGGTATCGATCTTTCACAAGACAACATGGCATTACAACGATTAAAAGATGCTGCTGAAAAAGCTAAAAAGGATCTTTCAGGTATTGGGCAAACACAAATCTCATTACCATTTATTACAGCGGGTGAGGCTGGCCCACTACACTTAGAGATGACTCTAACAAGAGCTAAGTTTGAAGAACTTTCTGCAGAATTAGTAGAAAGAACGATGGGACCTACACGTCAAGCACTATCTGACGCAGGTTTGTCAGCATCAGAGATTGATAAAGTTATTTTAGTTGGTGGTTCAACACGTATTCCTGCAGTGCAAGAAGCGTTAAGAAAAGAAACAGGCCAAGAACCTTCAAGAGGTGTTAACCCTGATGAAGTTGTTGCATTAGGTGCTGCAATTCAAGGTGGAGTTTTACAAGGTGATGTAAAAGACGTTCTACTATTAGACGTTACACCACTTTCATTAGGAATTGAGACAATGGGCGGTGTTACGACAAAATTAATCGAGCGTAATACAACAATCCCAACAAGTCATTCACAAGTATTCTCTACTGCCGCTGATAATCAAACGGCTGTAGATATTCACGTCTTGCAAGGTGAACGTGAAATGGCTGCAGATAACAAAACTCTAGGCCGTTTCCAATTGACTGACATTCCACCAGCACCACGTGGCATTCCACAAATTGAAGTAACATTTGATATTGATGCAAACGGAATTGTAAATGTTCGTGCAAAAGACTTAGGTACGAATAAAGAACAGTCAATTACGATTAAATCTTCTTCTGGTTTAAGTGATGAAGAAGTTGAACAAATGATTAAAGATGCTGAAGAAAACGCAGAAGCAGATAAGAAACGTCGTGAAGAAATTGATCTTCGTAACGAAGCAGACCAACTTGTTTTCCAAACAGACAAATTACTTAAGGATCTAAAAGACCAAGTATCAGAAGATGAAAAGAAAAAAGCTGAAGCAGCTAAAGATGAATTGAAAAAAGCTCTAGAAGACGGAGAAATCGACGCAATTAAAGCGAAGAAAGAAGCTCTTGAGCAAGAAGTTCAAGCTTTATCAGTTAAACTTTATGAGCAAGCTCAACAAGCGCAACAAGCTCAGCAAGCAGCAGGTAATAATGCAGCTGATGATGTTGTTGATGCTGAATATGAAGAAGTTGACGACGAAAACGATAAATAA
- the dnaJ gene encoding molecular chaperone DnaJ, which translates to MSKRDYYEVLGLERNATAEEIKKSYRRLARKYHPDVNKEPDAANKFKEVKEAYEVLSDDQKRAQYDRFGHAGAQSQGFGGFGADDFGGFSDIFDMFFGGGGRRDPNAPRQGNDLQYTMTLTFEEAIFGKEADISIPSDENCHTCKGNGAKPGTKPETCKNCHGTGQLNIEQNTPFGRVVNKRVCHYCSGTGKEIKEKCPTCHGKGTVKKQKKIHIKIPAGIDDGQQIRVAGKGEAGINGGPPGDLYVVVQVRQHEFFQRDGDDIYCDMPITFAQAALGDEIEVPTVHGKVKLKIPAGIQTGKTFRLRGKGVPNVRGYGHGDQNVRIRVVTPTNLSERQKELLREFNELSGNDPADESEESFFSRVKRAFKND; encoded by the coding sequence ATGAGTAAACGTGATTATTACGAAGTGCTAGGTTTAGAGCGTAATGCTACGGCAGAAGAAATTAAAAAGTCTTATCGCCGACTAGCCCGTAAATATCATCCAGACGTCAATAAAGAGCCAGATGCAGCTAATAAGTTTAAAGAAGTAAAAGAAGCCTATGAAGTATTAAGTGATGACCAAAAGAGAGCACAATATGATCGTTTCGGTCATGCAGGTGCGCAGAGTCAAGGTTTCGGTGGCTTTGGTGCTGATGACTTTGGTGGCTTTAGTGATATATTTGATATGTTCTTTGGTGGCGGTGGCAGAAGAGACCCGAATGCACCTAGACAAGGAAATGATCTCCAGTACACGATGACTTTAACTTTTGAAGAGGCTATCTTTGGTAAGGAAGCCGATATCTCAATTCCAAGTGATGAAAATTGTCACACATGTAAAGGTAACGGTGCAAAACCAGGTACGAAACCAGAAACGTGTAAAAACTGTCACGGCACAGGTCAGTTAAATATTGAACAAAATACTCCATTTGGCCGTGTAGTAAACAAGCGTGTTTGTCACTATTGTAGTGGTACAGGAAAAGAAATTAAAGAAAAATGCCCAACATGTCATGGCAAAGGAACTGTAAAGAAACAGAAGAAAATTCATATCAAAATCCCTGCTGGAATTGATGACGGTCAACAAATTAGAGTTGCTGGTAAAGGTGAAGCGGGTATTAATGGTGGTCCTCCAGGTGATTTATATGTTGTTGTTCAAGTTCGACAGCATGAATTTTTCCAACGAGATGGTGATGACATCTACTGTGATATGCCGATAACTTTTGCGCAAGCGGCATTAGGAGATGAAATAGAAGTCCCAACTGTCCATGGAAAAGTAAAATTAAAGATTCCTGCAGGTATTCAAACTGGAAAAACGTTTAGACTAAGAGGTAAAGGGGTACCTAACGTACGGGGTTATGGTCATGGTGATCAAAATGTTAGAATCCGCGTTGTTACACCTACGAATTTATCTGAACGTCAAAAAGAACTACTTAGAGAATTTAACGAATTGAGTGGCAATGATCCCGCTGACGAATCTGAAGAATCTTTTTTTAGTCGGGTAAAGCGTGCTTTTAAAAACGATTAA
- the prmA gene encoding 50S ribosomal protein L11 methyltransferase: MKWSEICIHTTNEAIEPISNILHEAGASGVVIEDADDFHRERSVELGEVYELDPADYISEGVYLKAYLPMNSFLGEAVEQIKQAINQLLVYDIDIGHNKITLSEVNEEEWATAWKKYYKPIRVSDHITITPTWEEYQPESTDELVIELDPGMAFGTGTHPTTILCIQAIEQYLKSNQTVVDVGTGSGVLSITAALLGAEHVYAYDLDAIAVKAAGINIKLNKTESKITVKQNNLLDRVTVEPDLIVANLLAEIIMRFEKDAFALLKPGGLFITSGIIKAKEDDVKNALIDAGFEIVETNYMKDWVLIVAKKPA, translated from the coding sequence TTGAAATGGTCTGAAATTTGTATTCATACAACAAATGAAGCAATTGAGCCTATCTCAAATATTTTACATGAAGCAGGAGCTAGTGGCGTTGTGATTGAAGATGCAGACGATTTTCATAGAGAACGATCCGTGGAGTTAGGTGAAGTGTATGAACTTGACCCTGCTGATTACATATCAGAGGGAGTTTATTTAAAAGCCTATTTACCAATGAATAGTTTTTTAGGAGAAGCAGTTGAGCAAATCAAACAAGCAATAAATCAGTTACTTGTTTATGATATTGATATCGGACATAACAAAATTACGCTTAGTGAAGTAAATGAAGAAGAATGGGCAACTGCTTGGAAGAAATATTATAAACCAATCCGCGTATCTGATCATATTACGATTACACCAACTTGGGAAGAATATCAACCTGAGTCTACTGATGAATTGGTGATCGAACTAGATCCAGGTATGGCATTTGGAACGGGTACTCATCCTACTACAATTTTATGTATTCAAGCAATTGAACAATATTTAAAATCGAATCAAACAGTAGTAGATGTTGGAACTGGTTCAGGTGTGCTTAGTATTACTGCAGCATTACTCGGTGCAGAACATGTCTATGCATATGATTTAGATGCTATTGCAGTAAAAGCAGCAGGGATAAATATTAAGCTAAATAAAACTGAATCTAAAATTACTGTGAAGCAGAATAATTTATTAGATAGAGTAACAGTCGAACCAGACCTTATAGTTGCAAATTTATTAGCGGAAATTATTATGAGGTTCGAAAAAGATGCCTTTGCTCTATTAAAACCAGGTGGGTTATTCATTACATCAGGTATTATTAAAGCAAAAGAAGATGATGTTAAAAATGCTTTAATTGATGCTGGATTTGAAATAGTAGAAACTAATTATATGAAAGATTGGGTACTAATTGTTGCGAAGAAACCAGCATAA
- a CDS encoding 16S rRNA (uracil(1498)-N(3))-methyltransferase — protein MNILQRYFVDKEYWLDEQVVIKGDDYHHIVNVMRMRVGDEVICNHPDKEAYLCSIDRIDQQAIYLNKINRMTDQVELPVDITLIQGLPKGDKLEWIVQKSTELGVKKIIPLNTARSVVKWDIKKQAKKIDRLKKIAKEASEQSHRTDQPIIESLMTIKQLSAQIEEFDHLFVAYEETTRQIKTDKLYTYLENIKPGQSVAIVIGPEGGLTEEEIEQLYAAQFKAVRLGPRILRTETAPLYFLSVMSLLFEES, from the coding sequence GTGAATATATTGCAACGATACTTTGTAGATAAAGAGTATTGGCTTGATGAACAAGTCGTCATCAAAGGTGATGATTATCACCATATTGTAAACGTAATGCGGATGAGGGTTGGGGATGAAGTTATTTGTAATCATCCAGATAAAGAAGCTTATCTTTGTTCAATTGATCGAATCGATCAACAAGCCATTTATTTAAATAAGATTAATCGCATGACAGATCAAGTGGAATTACCAGTTGACATTACACTGATTCAAGGCTTACCTAAAGGCGATAAGCTAGAATGGATCGTACAAAAGTCAACTGAGCTAGGCGTAAAGAAGATTATTCCACTCAATACTGCGCGATCTGTTGTTAAGTGGGATATAAAAAAACAAGCGAAAAAAATTGATCGACTTAAGAAAATTGCTAAAGAAGCTTCTGAGCAATCGCATCGAACTGACCAGCCAATTATTGAATCATTAATGACGATTAAACAACTATCAGCTCAAATAGAAGAATTTGACCATTTATTTGTTGCTTATGAAGAGACGACACGACAAATAAAAACGGATAAATTATATACTTATCTAGAAAATATTAAACCTGGTCAATCTGTTGCAATTGTTATCGGTCCTGAAGGTGGTTTAACAGAGGAAGAGATAGAGCAACTATACGCAGCACAATTTAAAGCAGTTCGACTTGGACCAAGAATCTTACGAACAGAAACAGCACCACTCTACTTTTTATCTGTTATGTCGTTACTTTTTGAAGAATCATAA
- the rpsU gene encoding 30S ribosomal protein S21, which produces MSNTTRVRKNESLEDALRRFKRNVSKSGTLSEYRKREYYEKPSVRRKKKSEAARKRK; this is translated from the coding sequence ATGTCAAATACTACTCGCGTTCGTAAAAACGAGTCGCTTGAAGATGCTCTTCGTCGGTTTAAACGTAATGTATCTAAGTCAGGTACATTATCAGAATATCGTAAGCGTGAATATTATGAAAAACCAAGTGTTAGACGTAAAAAGAAATCTGAAGCAGCTAGAAAGCGTAAGTAA
- a CDS encoding GatB/YqeY domain-containing protein, whose protein sequence is MSLVESLNQDMKLAMRNKEKQKLSMIRMVKASLQNEAIKLGKEELSQDEELTVLARELKQLKDSLQEFKQAERTDLVEKTEQNIEFLQVYMPKQLSSEELEQIVVETIKEVDATTKQDIGKVMSVLMPKVKGKADGAKVNQLVLKHLS, encoded by the coding sequence ATGTCATTAGTAGAATCTTTGAATCAAGATATGAAATTAGCTATGCGTAATAAAGAAAAGCAAAAGCTGAGTATGATACGTATGGTAAAAGCTTCGTTACAAAATGAAGCAATTAAGCTTGGTAAAGAAGAGTTATCTCAAGACGAAGAATTAACTGTTTTAGCTCGTGAACTTAAGCAGCTAAAAGATTCCCTCCAAGAATTTAAACAAGCTGAACGTACTGACCTGGTAGAAAAAACCGAACAAAATATCGAGTTTTTACAAGTCTATATGCCTAAACAGCTTTCAAGTGAAGAGCTTGAGCAAATTGTTGTTGAAACCATTAAAGAAGTGGATGCAACAACAAAACAAGATATAGGTAAAGTGATGAGTGTGCTTATGCCAAAAGTAAAAGGCAAAGCAGATGGAGCAAAGGTTAATCAACTCGTGCTCAAACATTTATCATAA